In Mangifera indica cultivar Alphonso chromosome 1, CATAS_Mindica_2.1, whole genome shotgun sequence, a single genomic region encodes these proteins:
- the LOC123226443 gene encoding uncharacterized protein LOC123226443 isoform X2: MKSTTGRVEGNILDPKTKALPLRLLKFQLPCSIDSPSLSTMALLGDDGRGYDLARKLESCGVWRSWLGDTYYSSFVHSLSSPATWESFMRADHTKSKSQIHLQLRARALLFDKAVISLFLPNDNPSSASISKLNPNYLQLHGDDLYFTLENNSQDGVQMRDNVGSSNTAPSKSQLKSSYNAGTRYDESQYEMLPQRIRSDELPETWYDQFIEKYKLSRPYKVLLGQRELDRRTAEGMSDYLRVVEKHKRRRVPFLDNQSTGSGNSVSESSSSMQSDAVSDFNNLVDGDVFLPETLFLMNSVPQVAVPAINREKINLKVELNGILDTLPQVNTRSPVMIERLGIRPEYLGMEQGGNFHRGKNVSEGINKCLSDERASQVSQKVISRLLHGWGFDGVTEVPLEVFSQLLGRQIHKLGLTLKLLSDGYRRHCSAIELIRMFLEVAGYGTFEVFTELVKEGSRNIAPQTQQQVHAMQPQSQAQQQSPLKLPQQIPRQMNQQMQQMVQPQNLALQQQLQQQQYEMMRKRQQTSPHPSMDMDRDRAPVQAKVENSLELQMDANALTAVNPRQSQMQIRQQQLNAMSNLHSKSSNQLRQLASVQIPQVQTPQVQAPQVQMHQMQTPVQMSQIQTPQVQMSQMQAPQVQTSQMQTPTMQSQNMGIVRAPPVKVEGFQELMGGDTSSKHDSEERLHEFARCVAVKDL, translated from the exons ATGAAATCAACAACGGGTCGGGTTGAGGGGAATATTCTCGACCCGAAAACAAAGGCTTTACCTCTCCGTCTCTTAAAGTTTCAACTTCCATGCTCGATCGATTCCCCCTCACTCTCCACCATGGCCTTACTCGGCGACGACGGGCGGGGTTACGATTTGGCTCGCAAGTTGGAGTCATGCGGCGTGTGGCGCTCCTGGCTCGGCGACACTTATTATTCCTCATTTGTTCACTCCCTTTCTTCGCCGGCCACTTGGGAGTCCTTCATGCGAGCTGACCACACCAAATCTAAGTCTCAGATCCACCTTCAACTCCGCGCACGCGCTCTCTTGTTCGACAAAGCCGTCATATCTCTGTTTCTTCCTAATGATAATCCTTCTTCGGCTTCCATCTCCAAGCTCAATCCAAACT ATTTGCAATTGCACGGCGACGACTTGTATTTCACCTTGGAAAATAATTCGCAAGATGGGGTTCAAATGCGAGACAATGTTGGTTCCTCAAATACGGCGCCGTCCAAG AGTCAGTTGAAGTCCTCATATAATGCTGGAACAAGATATGATGAATCCCAGTATGAAATGTTGCCCCAGAGAATTCGGAGTGACGAATTGCCAGAAACATGGTATGATCAGTTTATTGAGAAGTATAAACTCAGTAGACCATATAAGGTACTGCTGGGCCAACGAGAATTGGATAGGCGTACTGCCGAGGGCATGTCTGATTATCTTAGAGTTGTTGAAAAACATAAGAGAAGGCGAGTGCCATTTCTGGACAATCAGAGCACAGGCTCTGGAAATTCTGTCTCAGAGAGTTCATCCAGCATGCAATCAGATGCTGTTTCAGATTTCAATAATTTGGTTGATGGAGATGTTTTTTTACctgaaacattatttttaatgaatagtGTGCCCCAGGTTGCAGTCCCGGCAATAAATAGAGAGAAGATTAACCTAAAAGTAGAATTGAATGGGATTCTTGATACCTTGCCTCAGGTTAATACCAGGAGTCCTGTTATGATTGAGAGGCTTGGTATACGCCCTGAGTATCTTGGCATGGAACAAGGAGGAAATTTTCATCGAGGAAAAAATGTTTCGGAAGGGATTAATAAATGTCTTTCTGATGAGCGAGCATCACAGGTATCTCAAAAGGTAATATCCCGCCTACTGCATGGGTGGGGATTTGACGGTGTTACAGAAGTCCCATTGGAAGTGTTTTCTCAATTGCTTGGACGTCAAATTCATAAACTAGGCCTCACTTTGAAACTTCTGTCTGATGGTTACAGACGGCATTGTTCTGCCATTGAACTAATTAGGATGTTTCTTGAAGTAGCTGGGTATGG TACTTTTGAGGTTTTTACGGAGCTTGTTAAAGAAGGTAGTAGGAATATAGCGCCACAAACTCAGCAACAAGTACATGCCATGCAGCCACAATCACAGGCACAACAACAGAGTCCCCTTAAACTGCCGCAGCAG ATCCCACGACAAATGAATCAGCAAATGCAGCAGATGGTTCAACCTCAAAATTTGGCTTTACAACAGCAGCTGCAGCAGCAACAATATGAGATGATGCGTAAACGCCAACAAACCAGTCCTCACCCTAGTATGGATATGGATAGGGATCGGGCCCCAGTACAAGCCAAGGTGGAGAACTCTTTGGAACTGCAAATGGATGCCAATGCCTTAACTGCAGTCAATCCCAGGCAATCTCAAATGCAGATCCGCCAACAACAACTCAATGCAATGTCAAATCTCCATTCAAAATCTAGCAATCAGTTGAGGCAGTTGGCATCTGTTCAAATTCCTCAAGTGCAGACTCCTCAAGTGCAGGCACCTCAAGTGCAGATGCATCAAATGCAGACACCTGTGCAGATGTCTCAAATCCAGACACCTCAGGTGCAAATGTCTCAAATGCAAGCACCTCAGGTGCAGACATCTCAAATGCAAACACCTACAATGCAGTCACa
- the LOC123226443 gene encoding uncharacterized protein LOC123226443 isoform X3, whose protein sequence is MKSTTGRVEGNILDPKTKALPLRLLKFQLPCSIDSPSLSTMALLGDDGRGYDLARKLESCGVWRSWLGDTYYSSFVHSLSSPATWESFMRADHTKSKSQIHLQLRARALLFDKAVISLFLPNDNPSSASISKLNPNYLQLHGDDLYFTLENNSQDGVQMRDNVGSSNTAPSKLKSSYNAGTRYDESQYEMLPQRIRSDELPETWYDQFIEKYKLSRPYKVLLGQRELDRRTAEGMSDYLRVVEKHKRRRVPFLDNQSTGSGNSVSESSSSMQSDAVSDFNNLVDGDVFLPETLFLMNSVPQVAVPAINREKINLKVELNGILDTLPQVNTRSPVMIERLGIRPEYLGMEQGGNFHRGKNVSEGINKCLSDERASQVSQKVISRLLHGWGFDGVTEVPLEVFSQLLGRQIHKLGLTLKLLSDGYRRHCSAIELIRMFLEVAGYGTFEVFTELVKEGSRNIAPQTQQQVHAMQPQSQAQQQSPLKLPQQHQIPRQMNQQMQQMVQPQNLALQQQLQQQQYEMMRKRQQTSPHPSMDMDRDRAPVQAKVENSLELQMDANALTAVNPRQSQMQIRQQQLNAMSNLHSKSSNQLRQLASVQIPQVQTPQVQAPQVQMHQMQTPVQMSQIQTPQVQMSQMQAPQVQTSQMQTPTMQSQNMGIVRAPPVKVEGFQELMGGDTSSKHDSEERLHEFARCVAVKDL, encoded by the exons ATGAAATCAACAACGGGTCGGGTTGAGGGGAATATTCTCGACCCGAAAACAAAGGCTTTACCTCTCCGTCTCTTAAAGTTTCAACTTCCATGCTCGATCGATTCCCCCTCACTCTCCACCATGGCCTTACTCGGCGACGACGGGCGGGGTTACGATTTGGCTCGCAAGTTGGAGTCATGCGGCGTGTGGCGCTCCTGGCTCGGCGACACTTATTATTCCTCATTTGTTCACTCCCTTTCTTCGCCGGCCACTTGGGAGTCCTTCATGCGAGCTGACCACACCAAATCTAAGTCTCAGATCCACCTTCAACTCCGCGCACGCGCTCTCTTGTTCGACAAAGCCGTCATATCTCTGTTTCTTCCTAATGATAATCCTTCTTCGGCTTCCATCTCCAAGCTCAATCCAAACT ATTTGCAATTGCACGGCGACGACTTGTATTTCACCTTGGAAAATAATTCGCAAGATGGGGTTCAAATGCGAGACAATGTTGGTTCCTCAAATACGGCGCCGTCCAAG TTGAAGTCCTCATATAATGCTGGAACAAGATATGATGAATCCCAGTATGAAATGTTGCCCCAGAGAATTCGGAGTGACGAATTGCCAGAAACATGGTATGATCAGTTTATTGAGAAGTATAAACTCAGTAGACCATATAAGGTACTGCTGGGCCAACGAGAATTGGATAGGCGTACTGCCGAGGGCATGTCTGATTATCTTAGAGTTGTTGAAAAACATAAGAGAAGGCGAGTGCCATTTCTGGACAATCAGAGCACAGGCTCTGGAAATTCTGTCTCAGAGAGTTCATCCAGCATGCAATCAGATGCTGTTTCAGATTTCAATAATTTGGTTGATGGAGATGTTTTTTTACctgaaacattatttttaatgaatagtGTGCCCCAGGTTGCAGTCCCGGCAATAAATAGAGAGAAGATTAACCTAAAAGTAGAATTGAATGGGATTCTTGATACCTTGCCTCAGGTTAATACCAGGAGTCCTGTTATGATTGAGAGGCTTGGTATACGCCCTGAGTATCTTGGCATGGAACAAGGAGGAAATTTTCATCGAGGAAAAAATGTTTCGGAAGGGATTAATAAATGTCTTTCTGATGAGCGAGCATCACAGGTATCTCAAAAGGTAATATCCCGCCTACTGCATGGGTGGGGATTTGACGGTGTTACAGAAGTCCCATTGGAAGTGTTTTCTCAATTGCTTGGACGTCAAATTCATAAACTAGGCCTCACTTTGAAACTTCTGTCTGATGGTTACAGACGGCATTGTTCTGCCATTGAACTAATTAGGATGTTTCTTGAAGTAGCTGGGTATGG TACTTTTGAGGTTTTTACGGAGCTTGTTAAAGAAGGTAGTAGGAATATAGCGCCACAAACTCAGCAACAAGTACATGCCATGCAGCCACAATCACAGGCACAACAACAGAGTCCCCTTAAACTGCCGCAGCAG caTCAGATCCCACGACAAATGAATCAGCAAATGCAGCAGATGGTTCAACCTCAAAATTTGGCTTTACAACAGCAGCTGCAGCAGCAACAATATGAGATGATGCGTAAACGCCAACAAACCAGTCCTCACCCTAGTATGGATATGGATAGGGATCGGGCCCCAGTACAAGCCAAGGTGGAGAACTCTTTGGAACTGCAAATGGATGCCAATGCCTTAACTGCAGTCAATCCCAGGCAATCTCAAATGCAGATCCGCCAACAACAACTCAATGCAATGTCAAATCTCCATTCAAAATCTAGCAATCAGTTGAGGCAGTTGGCATCTGTTCAAATTCCTCAAGTGCAGACTCCTCAAGTGCAGGCACCTCAAGTGCAGATGCATCAAATGCAGACACCTGTGCAGATGTCTCAAATCCAGACACCTCAGGTGCAAATGTCTCAAATGCAAGCACCTCAGGTGCAGACATCTCAAATGCAAACACCTACAATGCAGTCACa